The Gaiellales bacterium genome window below encodes:
- a CDS encoding bifunctional oligoribonuclease/PAP phosphatase NrnA — protein MEDDTPLRLSDPEFARAVAALRAADRVCVATHENPDGDAIGSLVAAAAGLRSLDKTVRTYLEPGSTIPSELRLLDVTGLERRLDPESLAGWTLLTLDCATVRRLGYGHRTVIAAADTVVSIDHHYDNTRFADVNLIDGGASSTAEILLDVLEALGVALTAEIAQALYVALVTDTGRFQQRTTGPSALRMAARLVDAGVDIQRVYERVFETMPLRKLRLLGVVIDNLMLYESGRIAISHVERGDFARLGATESDTEGLVDHLRAVSGVEVAALIREPPLAADGHAPPNRVSLRSRGGLDVSAIARKTGGGGHKQAAGFSHGGAIPAIHAFIAAEAVAQLGLVGSAA, from the coding sequence GTGGAAGACGACACGCCCTTGCGGTTGTCCGATCCGGAGTTCGCGCGCGCGGTCGCGGCGCTGCGCGCGGCGGATCGCGTCTGCGTGGCCACCCACGAGAACCCCGACGGCGACGCGATCGGCTCGCTCGTCGCCGCCGCGGCCGGCCTGCGCTCCCTCGACAAGACCGTGCGGACGTACCTCGAGCCGGGCTCGACGATCCCGAGCGAGCTGCGGCTGCTCGACGTGACCGGCCTCGAGCGGCGGCTCGATCCCGAGTCGCTGGCCGGCTGGACGCTGCTCACGCTCGACTGCGCGACCGTGCGCCGGCTGGGATACGGCCACCGGACGGTGATCGCCGCCGCCGACACGGTCGTCTCGATCGACCACCACTACGACAACACCCGCTTCGCCGACGTGAACCTGATCGACGGCGGCGCGTCCTCGACCGCCGAGATCCTGCTCGACGTGCTCGAGGCCCTCGGCGTCGCGCTTACCGCCGAGATCGCCCAGGCGCTCTACGTCGCCCTCGTCACCGACACCGGCCGCTTCCAGCAGCGGACGACCGGCCCGAGCGCGCTGCGCATGGCCGCCCGGCTGGTCGACGCCGGGGTCGACATCCAGCGCGTCTACGAGCGCGTCTTCGAGACGATGCCGCTGCGCAAGCTGCGCCTGCTCGGCGTCGTCATCGACAACCTCATGCTCTACGAGAGCGGGCGGATCGCGATCTCGCACGTCGAGCGCGGCGACTTCGCGCGGCTTGGTGCCACCGAGTCGGACACCGAGGGCCTCGTCGACCACCTCCGCGCCGTGAGCGGCGTCGAGGTGGCGGCGCTCATCCGCGAGCCGCCGCTCGCCGCCGACGGCCACGCGCCGCCCAACCGCGTCTCGCTCCGCTCGAGGGGCGGGCTCGACGTCTCCGCCATCGCCCGCAAGACCGGCGGCGGCGGCCACAAGCAGGCGGCGGGCTTCTCGCACGGCGGCGCCATCCCCGCGATCCACGCGTTCATCGCCGCCGAGGCGGTGGCGCAGCTCGGCCTGGTCGGCTCCGCGGCCTAG